A region from the Nodularia sp. LEGE 06071 genome encodes:
- a CDS encoding Coq4 family protein → MSNPPSTGVRPVHAIDADMTVTPELLKALQAFLSFIDVGVGIQEIFDVENALAKQEVLTSQITYLKSHPEIAQLFEERYIGPTPDLQELLQLPEDSLGFTYASNLRAVNYQQDFFPEVEVKDDQSYYVQRMRQTHDIWHTVSGYGLTDFGGIGLAGFQFANNRDPLAVILIAGAILNLIKTQSDYLNPIILVIQQGYHAGYKAKPFLGQKWEEAWEKPLAEWRSELNVSPLRYQSFQEAALAAV, encoded by the coding sequence ATGTCAAATCCTCCCTCCACTGGAGTTCGCCCCGTCCATGCAATCGATGCTGACATGACGGTTACACCAGAACTTCTGAAAGCTCTGCAAGCTTTCCTTTCATTTATCGATGTCGGAGTAGGTATCCAGGAAATTTTTGATGTTGAGAATGCGTTAGCCAAGCAGGAAGTTCTTACTTCCCAGATTACCTATCTCAAGTCTCACCCTGAAATCGCGCAACTTTTTGAAGAACGATATATTGGACCAACTCCCGATCTACAAGAATTACTCCAGCTGCCTGAAGATTCGTTAGGCTTTACCTATGCCTCTAACCTGCGAGCCGTAAACTATCAGCAAGATTTTTTTCCCGAAGTCGAGGTTAAAGATGACCAGAGCTATTACGTTCAGCGGATGCGACAAACCCATGATATTTGGCATACAGTTTCAGGATATGGCCTGACTGATTTTGGGGGAATTGGGCTTGCAGGATTTCAATTTGCAAACAACCGCGATCCGCTGGCAGTAATACTGATTGCCGGAGCGATCCTGAATCTGATCAAGACGCAGAGCGATTACTTGAACCCGATTATACTTGTGATTCAGCAGGGCTATCATGCAGGGTATAAAGCAAAACCCTTTCTGGGGCAGAAGTGGGAAGAGGCTTGGGAAAAGCCGCTAGCCGAGTGGAGATCGGAGTTAAATGTTTCTCCGCTAAGATATCAAAGCTTTCAGGAGGCCGCACTCGCAGCAGTCTAA
- a CDS encoding putative quinol monooxygenase: protein MTNQTIHVVARVVALPNKVEELKVLLLGLLEPTRKETGVIKYELLQNQSDPTDFTFVEEWESGEALDNHLASAHMQAAVAQLEGLTATPPDIRRYHLWE from the coding sequence ATGACTAACCAAACTATTCATGTTGTAGCTCGTGTTGTGGCTTTACCAAATAAAGTAGAAGAACTGAAAGTTTTATTATTGGGATTGCTTGAACCAACTAGAAAAGAGACAGGTGTTATTAAATATGAACTTTTACAAAATCAATCTGATCCAACTGACTTTACTTTTGTAGAAGAGTGGGAATCTGGGGAAGCATTAGATAATCATTTAGCTTCAGCCCATATGCAAGCAGCTGTAGCCCAACTAGAAGGATTAACTGCTACACCACCGGATATTCGACGTTATCACCTCTGGGAGTAA
- the mtnB gene encoding methylthioribulose 1-phosphate dehydratase produces the protein MTSPTTADPRLQLIVTARYFYQQGWMLGTAGNLSARLPDGSFWITASGKSKGELLLSDFVRIAPDGKLEASASNLQPSAETSIHQLIYRLFPESQVCYHIHSIEGNLVSRLVAGDSLPLPPLEMLKGLGVWQENPCCVMPIFTNHLEVSQIAADIEKRFAVTPPQIPALLIRDHGITVWAASGEASRNYIELLEYIFRYMVVASRLDVLPNK, from the coding sequence ATGACCAGCCCCACAACAGCAGATCCTCGTTTGCAACTAATTGTAACTGCCCGTTATTTTTACCAACAAGGTTGGATGCTAGGAACTGCCGGTAACCTCTCAGCTCGTTTACCGGATGGTAGCTTCTGGATTACAGCCAGTGGTAAATCTAAGGGTGAGTTATTACTAAGCGATTTTGTTCGCATAGCTCCAGATGGCAAATTAGAAGCATCAGCATCTAATTTGCAGCCTTCAGCTGAAACGTCTATTCATCAGCTAATTTACCGTCTGTTTCCAGAATCACAAGTTTGTTATCATATACATTCAATTGAGGGCAATTTGGTTTCTCGCCTGGTTGCAGGGGATAGTTTACCTTTACCACCACTAGAAATGCTCAAAGGTTTGGGAGTTTGGCAAGAAAACCCCTGTTGTGTAATGCCAATTTTTACCAATCATCTGGAAGTTTCCCAGATTGCTGCTGATATTGAAAAACGTTTTGCCGTAACTCCACCGCAAATACCAGCATTACTAATTCGTGATCATGGTATTACAGTTTGGGCTGCTTCAGGAGAAGCATCTCGTAATTATATAGAGTTATTAGAGTACATCTTTCGCTACATGGTAGTCGCCAGTAGGCTAGACGTATTACCCAATAAATAA
- a CDS encoding 1,2-dihydroxy-3-keto-5-methylthiopentene dioxygenase, which translates to MAILKLEDGTFHTDLINISQELAPLNIQLNRWTVADNRELKRLLAQDSLNEDEKEQVLKALDSYFEQLQQTAGYKTRDLVVLHQGIPNLDMLMAKFDQIHTHADDEVRYVIDGEAIFGLVRPDGSQAELTVQPEEYINVPAGTEHWFYLTPAKRVKAVRYFITTEGWTPQYTGTQIRIRQPIER; encoded by the coding sequence ATGGCAATTCTCAAACTAGAAGATGGTACTTTCCACACTGATTTAATTAACATTTCCCAGGAGTTAGCCCCCCTTAATATTCAACTTAATCGCTGGACTGTTGCAGATAACCGCGAACTCAAACGATTATTGGCACAGGATAGCCTCAACGAAGATGAAAAGGAACAAGTCCTCAAAGCTTTAGATAGTTATTTTGAGCAACTACAACAGACAGCAGGCTATAAAACTCGTGATTTAGTTGTGCTTCATCAAGGGATTCCCAATCTTGATATGTTAATGGCAAAGTTTGACCAAATTCATACACATGCAGATGATGAAGTCCGCTACGTCATTGATGGAGAAGCGATTTTTGGCTTGGTACGTCCTGATGGTAGTCAAGCAGAACTGACAGTACAACCAGAAGAATATATTAACGTCCCAGCCGGAACTGAACATTGGTTTTATCTTACTCCAGCAAAACGGGTGAAAGCAGTACGCTATTTCATTACCACAGAAGGTTGGACACCCCAATATACAGGGACACAAATTCGTATTCGCCAACCCATAGAAAGATGA
- a CDS encoding methyltransferase family protein: protein MMIYNQFLSISKAIFSLLIYGFLLIDIPLLGWGIDDLTEFFANPVRVIFLLVAIFMSIVYAWFMPKNTLSDGVKDKLVNRQKVMLWLSILLYVIMFSFLPYCDHYNLWQIKAENYLRYVGLVIFTIGVIFSFWGPIHLGQQYSFNLTLQEDHKLVTDGPFSYIRHPRYLGLILWILGVSLIYLSIAGLVITGVMTLLLAWRIYDEENLLQQEFGQQWTNYCQQTKRIIPLIY from the coding sequence ATGATGATTTATAACCAATTTTTGAGCATATCTAAAGCTATTTTTAGCTTACTAATCTATGGTTTTTTGTTGATTGATATACCGCTTTTAGGTTGGGGTATTGATGACTTGACAGAATTTTTTGCAAATCCAGTTAGAGTTATTTTCTTATTGGTTGCAATTTTTATGAGTATCGTTTATGCCTGGTTTATGCCTAAAAATACTTTGAGTGACGGAGTTAAAGATAAACTGGTCAATCGCCAAAAAGTCATGTTATGGTTGAGCATCCTTCTTTACGTGATCATGTTTAGCTTCTTGCCATACTGCGATCATTACAACCTATGGCAAATTAAAGCTGAAAATTATTTAAGATATGTTGGGCTAGTAATTTTTACTATTGGTGTAATTTTCTCCTTTTGGGGTCCAATACACCTCGGTCAACAATATAGTTTCAATTTGACACTTCAAGAAGACCATAAATTAGTTACAGATGGACCATTTAGCTATATACGCCACCCTCGTTATCTGGGTTTGATTCTTTGGATTTTAGGAGTTTCACTCATCTACCTTTCAATTGCGGGTTTAGTAATAACTGGGGTAATGACGTTGTTGCTGGCATGGCGGATTTATGATGAAGAAAACTTACTCCAGCAAGAGTTTGGTCAACAATGGACAAATTATTGTCAGCAAACGAAGCGGATAATTCCGTTGATTTATTAG
- a CDS encoding NAD(P)-binding domain-containing protein, with protein sequence MNLLKSSPQSTRKCKVAVIGAGASGIATAKCLVEDGHEPTVFESSDQVGGVWVFKNTSGRAFSTVHFQHSKYVSVFSDYPMSMESSEFPHHTEVLQYLNDYVDHFDIRKHIKFNTAVDKVCRKDDYWEVTVRIAEGQSTFKFDAIAVCSGIYNDARLPNFPGEEKFQGMIMHSKDYKEPSIFAGKNVLIVGNGPSGVDIAVTASYSSNKAIWSYRKNRWLLPRYCERIPFDFIVTRLNKHIPFRHQILSLVHIKKFYPIMLDHQACGVKPNVGPEKSGPVFNEDALNRIRLGAIKTKPNIAHFEENKVVFEDGSSELVDIVVYATGYQVNIPFMKEYLGEDHQKNLNLYKMVFPPELPNFGFIGFVYGNVIFPTSELQARWFSKVISGEVDLPSKAAMEEQIQAHRKHQEEGWLDSAYRSLRVSAFDYMDDIAKEINALPKVWENWKILKEIFAGPMMATQFRLNGPHKWEGATSWLKKVPKLVRK encoded by the coding sequence ATGAACTTACTAAAATCTTCCCCACAATCTACTCGTAAATGTAAAGTTGCTGTCATTGGTGCTGGTGCTAGTGGTATTGCTACAGCAAAATGTCTTGTTGAAGATGGTCACGAACCTACTGTTTTTGAAAGCAGCGATCAAGTTGGTGGTGTTTGGGTCTTTAAAAATACTAGCGGACGAGCTTTTAGTACGGTTCACTTTCAACATTCAAAGTATGTTAGTGTTTTCTCCGATTATCCTATGTCGATGGAGAGCAGTGAGTTTCCTCACCATACAGAAGTTCTTCAATATCTCAATGACTACGTAGACCACTTTGATATTAGGAAACATATCAAATTCAATACAGCAGTAGATAAAGTTTGCAGAAAGGATGATTATTGGGAGGTTACCGTCAGAATAGCTGAAGGTCAATCTACCTTCAAGTTTGATGCGATCGCTGTTTGTAGCGGTATTTATAATGATGCAAGATTGCCAAATTTTCCTGGCGAAGAAAAATTTCAAGGAATGATCATGCATTCCAAAGATTATAAAGAGCCTTCAATTTTTGCAGGAAAAAATGTTCTAATTGTTGGCAATGGACCAAGCGGAGTTGATATTGCAGTCACGGCATCTTATAGCTCTAATAAAGCAATTTGGAGTTACCGTAAAAATCGTTGGTTACTTCCCAGATACTGCGAAAGAATACCCTTCGATTTTATCGTTACTCGCCTGAATAAACATATCCCTTTCCGTCACCAAATTTTATCTTTGGTTCACATTAAAAAGTTTTACCCGATTATGTTAGATCACCAGGCTTGTGGTGTTAAGCCAAATGTTGGTCCTGAGAAATCTGGCCCTGTTTTTAACGAAGATGCCTTAAACCGCATCCGGCTGGGAGCAATCAAAACAAAACCAAATATTGCACATTTTGAAGAAAATAAAGTTGTATTTGAAGATGGCAGCAGCGAATTAGTAGATATCGTTGTGTATGCCACAGGCTACCAAGTTAATATTCCTTTTATGAAAGAATATTTAGGTGAAGACCATCAAAAAAACTTAAATCTTTATAAGATGGTATTTCCCCCGGAATTACCCAACTTTGGCTTTATTGGATTTGTTTACGGAAACGTAATATTTCCCACCTCTGAACTGCAAGCACGTTGGTTTTCTAAAGTCATTTCTGGTGAAGTTGATTTACCATCAAAAGCAGCAATGGAAGAGCAAATCCAAGCCCACAGAAAACATCAGGAAGAAGGCTGGCTTGACAGTGCATACCGCAGCTTGCGCGTTTCAGCTTTTGACTACATGGATGACATCGCCAAGGAAATTAACGCCCTGCCTAAAGTTTGGGAAAACTGGAAAATTTTGAAGGAGATTTTCGCCGGTCCAATGATGGCCACACAATTCAGGCTTAATGGACCTCATAAATGGGAAGGCGCTACGTCTTGGCTCAAAAAAGTACCCAAGCTAGTTCGGAAGTAA
- a CDS encoding aminotransferase class III-fold pyridoxal phosphate-dependent enzyme, whose amino-acid sequence MLLQLFRFIGLTFIYLCGYFLTTIGKNKEERILKQGQWIYRYFLQMGPVYIKIGQILATRSDLIPENWVQILRELQDNVPSMSEADTRKIITKDLPLAFENVFSEFSFQPLASGSIAQVHSATLLTGQKVAVKVVKKNVRNQLKQNLDIIQFFVAILDFLVTSVRELGLPKRLQELRNLLIIQADMKQEAQKQEEVYNNFKNHPYVKVPAIIKDLSTSNLLFMEFMEGIPGKDVHKVELKRNLLAQRFQDTIYTMLYMHGLCHGDPHPGNIFFTKDGSIILLDYGITVQLSEDEKWGLSSFYYACTRKEWDVAVERFTQHFVTDKDYISQNLSQYAEEIQSVLQYHFDISTTQWSTVSYFQDVSKILRKYRARYTTNFTKVELVFLSCEGFASQIDPNIDIWENARKFTDRYSPYMNPEVKETFDAYFQKTAPSSLAMRDRANNSLVAPTHINRYFFPSTYPVFVKKADKSKIEDLDGNVFVDISCGYGPHLLGYAHPVINQAISEAIANGFVNAIGHEAELTLAEILVEALPGAEKAILSNSGTESILQAMRLCRAYRKKDRVAKFEGHYHGFSDQGMVSSWFRFTGEKFDPQPIAGTQGTDSATVKNTLVLQYGYIEGLERLRSEASELACVICEPMPSLLASYDVDFLTKLRAICTELDIPLIFDEVVSGFRVAYGGVQNLAGIIPDLTCLGKVIGGGLPCGAVVGKKKLIDIGKSSQDPFCDYEKKAFVGGTMSGNSITCLAGTAALTYLKEHPEIYVKLDNNTNWLGQKLLEIGRSHGVPIQVKANRSIFSLTFSHKSATYFREKQSGSNFKVNLALAYYMRKHGIYMPELHTLMLSAAHTQEDLELICTAFNLSLQEMLEDGFFTL is encoded by the coding sequence ATGTTGTTGCAACTTTTCAGGTTTATTGGCTTAACTTTCATTTACCTCTGTGGATATTTTCTGACTACTATAGGTAAAAATAAAGAAGAGCGCATCTTAAAACAAGGGCAATGGATTTATCGGTATTTCCTCCAGATGGGACCAGTCTACATCAAAATTGGACAAATCTTAGCAACACGTTCCGATTTGATTCCAGAAAATTGGGTACAAATATTGCGAGAACTGCAAGATAATGTACCTTCTATGTCTGAAGCTGATACAAGGAAAATTATTACCAAAGATTTGCCTCTGGCATTTGAAAACGTTTTTAGTGAATTTTCCTTTCAGCCACTAGCTAGTGGTTCGATTGCTCAAGTCCATAGCGCCACCTTGTTAACTGGTCAAAAAGTCGCTGTCAAAGTTGTTAAGAAAAATGTTCGTAATCAACTGAAACAAAATCTGGATATTATCCAGTTCTTTGTTGCCATCCTTGATTTTTTAGTTACATCTGTACGAGAACTAGGTTTACCAAAGCGTCTGCAAGAATTAAGAAATTTGCTGATTATTCAAGCAGACATGAAGCAGGAGGCTCAAAAGCAGGAAGAAGTATATAACAACTTTAAAAATCACCCTTATGTTAAGGTTCCTGCGATTATTAAAGACCTTTCTACTTCTAACTTATTGTTTATGGAGTTCATGGAAGGAATCCCAGGAAAAGATGTTCATAAAGTTGAATTAAAACGCAATCTTCTTGCTCAACGTTTCCAAGATACTATTTATACTATGCTTTATATGCATGGGTTATGTCATGGAGACCCCCATCCTGGAAATATCTTTTTTACAAAAGATGGCTCGATTATCCTTCTAGACTATGGCATTACTGTTCAACTTAGCGAAGATGAAAAATGGGGGTTATCATCTTTTTACTACGCTTGTACTCGTAAGGAATGGGATGTAGCTGTAGAGCGTTTTACTCAGCACTTTGTCACAGATAAAGACTACATTAGTCAAAATTTGAGTCAGTACGCGGAAGAAATTCAAAGCGTTTTGCAATATCACTTTGATATCAGTACAACTCAATGGTCAACAGTTAGTTATTTCCAAGATGTTAGCAAGATATTGCGTAAGTATCGCGCACGGTACACAACTAATTTTACAAAAGTTGAGTTGGTATTTTTATCTTGTGAAGGCTTTGCGAGTCAAATAGATCCAAATATTGATATTTGGGAGAATGCGCGTAAGTTTACAGACCGTTATTCTCCTTATATGAATCCAGAAGTCAAAGAAACTTTCGATGCTTATTTTCAAAAAACGGCTCCTTCCTCTTTAGCAATGCGCGATCGCGCCAACAATTCCTTAGTCGCACCTACTCACATTAATCGATATTTTTTCCCCAGCACTTATCCAGTATTTGTCAAAAAGGCTGATAAAAGCAAAATTGAAGACCTTGATGGTAATGTTTTCGTAGACATATCATGCGGTTACGGTCCTCATCTCTTAGGCTACGCCCATCCTGTCATTAACCAAGCAATTTCTGAAGCTATTGCCAACGGATTTGTCAACGCAATTGGGCATGAAGCGGAATTAACACTAGCCGAAATACTTGTTGAGGCTTTACCAGGTGCTGAGAAAGCAATTCTTTCCAACTCAGGAACAGAATCCATTTTACAAGCAATGCGTCTGTGCCGGGCTTATAGAAAGAAAGATCGAGTCGCGAAGTTTGAGGGACACTATCACGGATTTTCAGACCAAGGAATGGTTAGTTCCTGGTTCCGCTTTACAGGTGAAAAGTTCGATCCTCAGCCGATTGCCGGAACTCAAGGAACTGACAGTGCGACAGTCAAAAATACTCTGGTTTTGCAATACGGTTATATTGAAGGTTTGGAGCGATTGCGCTCAGAAGCATCTGAACTAGCCTGTGTTATTTGCGAACCAATGCCTTCATTACTAGCTAGTTACGACGTTGATTTTCTCACAAAACTGAGAGCAATATGTACAGAGTTAGACATTCCTCTAATTTTTGATGAAGTTGTTTCGGGATTTCGGGTAGCTTATGGCGGCGTACAAAACCTTGCAGGAATTATCCCTGATTTGACCTGTTTAGGTAAAGTAATTGGAGGAGGACTTCCCTGTGGTGCAGTGGTTGGTAAAAAGAAACTGATTGACATTGGTAAAAGTTCTCAAGACCCCTTCTGTGACTATGAAAAGAAAGCCTTTGTTGGCGGCACGATGAGTGGAAACTCAATAACTTGTCTTGCCGGAACAGCTGCATTAACTTATCTCAAAGAACATCCGGAAATATATGTAAAACTTGACAATAACACTAATTGGCTTGGACAAAAACTCCTAGAAATTGGTCGCTCTCACGGTGTACCAATCCAAGTAAAAGCAAATCGGTCCATTTTTTCTTTGACATTTAGTCACAAATCTGCTACATACTTCCGAGAAAAGCAATCTGGTAGTAATTTTAAAGTCAATCTTGCTTTAGCATATTATATGCGTAAACACGGCATTTATATGCCCGAACTCCACACCTTAATGTTGAGCGCAGCCCACACCCAAGAAGACTTAGAACTTATTTGTACTGCCTTCAATTTAAGTTTGCAGGAAATGTTAGAAGATGGTTTCTTTACACTTTAA
- a CDS encoding 3-oxoacyl-[acyl-carrier-protein] synthase III C-terminal domain-containing protein yields MKIEAIKAALPTKKLTNDDILALIEEYSKPTFTGDLKAALSKINFFLRYSGSDTRHWLDKDERPIDLVARAFQEAITEANCDKDDIDLLVYTGIGRGFIEPAAAYHIAASLGLQKAECFDILDACMSWTRTLNIVHSLLQTGRYKRALIVNAECNMRFGGPVFPTVFQLPNVEAIEWSFPAYTLGEAATATILSCDPDREWEFHFKSRPDLADLCNVPLDGYEGYCTPSQRIGLNGINKFTSFGVELHANAFPEFINIFKCLKAPIEEIRAIFPHASSKREWDKVAEALNLKHLLWHIYPTYGNLVSASVPTGIASAIAAGQIKRGDRIAGWVGSAGMSFCAYSFIY; encoded by the coding sequence ATGAAAATTGAAGCAATCAAGGCGGCTTTGCCGACCAAAAAACTGACAAATGATGATATTTTGGCATTGATTGAGGAATATAGCAAACCAACCTTTACAGGAGATTTAAAGGCAGCTTTAAGTAAAATCAATTTTTTCCTTCGCTATTCAGGTTCAGATACCCGTCATTGGTTAGACAAAGACGAAAGGCCAATTGATTTAGTAGCTCGTGCTTTTCAAGAAGCAATTACGGAGGCAAACTGCGATAAAGATGACATAGATTTACTGGTCTATACAGGTATTGGTCGAGGATTTATAGAACCAGCAGCAGCCTACCACATTGCAGCTAGTCTGGGATTGCAAAAAGCAGAGTGTTTTGATATCCTCGATGCTTGCATGAGTTGGACTCGTACACTGAACATAGTCCACTCACTACTTCAAACGGGTCGTTACAAACGAGCTTTGATCGTTAACGCCGAATGCAATATGCGTTTCGGTGGACCAGTTTTTCCGACTGTTTTCCAACTGCCCAATGTTGAAGCTATTGAATGGTCTTTTCCGGCTTATACTTTGGGAGAAGCAGCGACAGCAACAATTCTTTCCTGCGATCCAGATCGAGAATGGGAATTTCACTTTAAATCTCGTCCAGACCTGGCAGATTTGTGCAACGTACCTTTAGATGGATACGAAGGTTATTGCACACCTTCTCAGCGTATTGGTTTAAATGGCATTAACAAATTTACCTCTTTTGGAGTTGAGTTGCACGCCAATGCATTTCCGGAGTTCATCAATATCTTTAAATGCTTAAAAGCTCCGATTGAGGAGATTCGGGCAATTTTCCCCCATGCATCGTCAAAAAGAGAATGGGACAAAGTTGCCGAAGCATTAAACCTCAAACATCTCCTTTGGCATATTTATCCAACTTATGGAAATCTCGTCTCTGCTTCTGTACCCACAGGTATAGCGTCAGCGATCGCAGCCGGACAGATTAAGCGGGGAGATCGGATTGCCGGTTGGGTTGGTAGTGCAGGTATGTCTTTTTGCGCCTATTCATTTATCTATTAA
- a CDS encoding AMP-binding protein gives MNQVITTITNSSCISNNNNFSNLVDLLRYRALHQSNQIAFTYLEDEEGLESTLTYQQLDTKARSIAVYLQNISTPGDRILLLYPPGLDYIAAFFGCLYAELIAIPLYSPRNNRKMSRIQSIMEDSQAQIALTNNQSLINVQTLLNHAPDLKKLQWLATDKIDENLADQWQSKSISSVSIAYLQYTSGSTSTPKGVMISHENALCNSAEIAISWRTGTDSILVSWLPHFHDFGQIYGVIQPIYNGFPCIFMSPDSFVQKPIRWLKAISDYKATHSGAPNFAYDLCADKIKPEQRENLDLSSWEVTVNGAEPIRSQTLEEFYQAFAPYGFRWSTFYPGYGLAEATLKVSSAKKDDLPTMLTIQADSLAKNLIVEASEDEQFVKTLVGCGSTVLNAKVVIVDTESLTQSPSGQVGEIWVSGPSIAQGYWGRLEETQRTFEAYLTDNGEGPFLRTGDLGFVKDGELFITGRIKDLIVIRGSNHYPQDIELTVEESHPSLRSGYSAVFSIDENEQERLVIACEIQRSYLRKLDADQVIQAIRKAVSKEHELEVYAVLLLRTGNIPKTSSGKIQRQACRTQFLNNQLNVVQEWKEQLHKQIINEGKSPMQNNLSNIIKLGIQDWLISWIAKERNLDIKEIDPNESLTHYGLSSLDSMNLHGDLETWLGYSIVPDWLWDFPSIDALAKQISQPQNVVSVAKVAS, from the coding sequence ATGAATCAGGTCATTACAACGATTACAAATAGCAGTTGTATAAGCAACAACAACAACTTCTCCAATTTGGTTGATCTTTTACGCTATAGAGCTTTACATCAATCAAATCAAATTGCTTTCACGTATTTAGAAGATGAAGAAGGACTAGAGTCAACTTTAACTTATCAGCAACTAGATACTAAAGCTAGAAGTATTGCTGTATATTTGCAGAATATATCAACTCCAGGAGATAGAATTTTATTACTTTATCCACCAGGACTTGATTATATAGCAGCCTTTTTTGGATGTCTTTACGCAGAGTTAATTGCGATTCCTCTTTATTCGCCGAGAAATAACCGCAAGATGTCTCGGATTCAGTCAATTATGGAGGATTCTCAAGCACAAATCGCTTTGACAAATAATCAATCTCTTATCAATGTACAAACATTATTAAATCATGCTCCTGATTTGAAAAAACTACAATGGTTAGCAACTGACAAAATTGATGAAAATCTAGCTGACCAATGGCAGTCCAAATCAATCAGCAGTGTTTCTATTGCTTATCTTCAATACACATCTGGTTCTACTTCAACACCTAAAGGAGTAATGATTAGTCATGAAAATGCTTTATGTAACTCAGCAGAAATAGCCATTTCATGGAGAACAGGGACTGATAGTATTCTCGTATCATGGTTACCTCACTTTCATGATTTTGGACAAATATACGGAGTGATTCAACCAATATATAATGGGTTCCCATGTATATTTATGTCACCTGACTCATTTGTTCAAAAACCAATTCGATGGCTCAAAGCCATCTCCGACTACAAAGCTACTCACAGTGGCGCACCAAATTTTGCTTATGATTTATGCGCTGACAAAATCAAACCAGAACAACGGGAAAATCTAGACCTCAGTAGTTGGGAGGTGACTGTAAATGGTGCAGAACCAATAAGAAGTCAAACATTGGAAGAATTCTATCAAGCTTTTGCACCTTATGGTTTCCGTTGGAGTACTTTCTACCCTGGTTATGGACTAGCAGAAGCAACACTGAAAGTGTCATCTGCTAAAAAGGACGACTTGCCAACAATGTTAACTATTCAAGCAGATTCACTGGCAAAAAATTTAATTGTAGAAGCATCAGAAGACGAACAGTTTGTCAAGACATTAGTTGGATGTGGTAGTACTGTATTAAACGCAAAAGTTGTCATTGTCGATACTGAATCTCTCACTCAATCTCCATCTGGTCAAGTTGGTGAAATTTGGGTATCAGGTCCTAGTATTGCTCAGGGATATTGGGGACGACTTGAAGAAACTCAGCGCACATTTGAAGCTTATCTAACTGATAATGGCGAGGGACCCTTCTTGCGAACAGGTGATTTGGGTTTTGTCAAAGATGGCGAGTTATTTATCACAGGTCGAATTAAAGATTTGATAGTCATCCGAGGTAGCAATCACTATCCTCAGGATATCGAGCTAACAGTTGAAGAAAGTCACCCCAGCCTACGTTCAGGATATAGCGCTGTCTTTAGCATTGATGAGAATGAGCAAGAAAGACTTGTGATTGCTTGTGAAATTCAGCGTAGTTACCTGCGTAAGTTAGACGCTGATCAAGTAATTCAAGCCATACGCAAAGCAGTATCCAAAGAACACGAACTAGAGGTATACGCTGTATTACTGCTAAGAACAGGTAACATTCCTAAAACCTCCAGTGGCAAAATTCAACGTCAGGCTTGTCGTACTCAATTTTTAAACAACCAATTAAATGTCGTACAAGAGTGGAAAGAGCAGTTACACAAACAAATAATAAATGAAGGTAAATCTCCCATGCAAAATAACTTATCCAACATCATCAAGCTAGGTATTCAAGATTGGCTGATTTCGTGGATTGCCAAAGAGAGAAACTTAGATATAAAAGAAATAGACCCCAATGAATCTCTTACTCATTATGGTCTTAGTTCCTTAGATAGTATGAATTTACATGGAGATTTAGAGACTTGGCTTGGCTATTCAATTGTTCCTGATTGGTTGTGGGATTTTCCATCGATTGATGCATTAGCCAAACAAATTTCTCAACCTCAAAATGTTGTTTCTGTCGCTAAAGTAGCATCATAA